The genomic interval CTTTCAGGAACGCGTACTTGGCATCCGTGTCCGCTGCGGGCAACGGCGCGAAATGATCACCCAGTTCCATCGCCACCGGCTTCGACGTGCGCAACGCCGGCCAGGTCGGCAGCCCGTGGCCGTTCGGATTCCCCGTGGCCGCGAAGTTCGCGACGTACGACGACGTCCGGTCGGCGATCGCGTGGTCGGCCGCCGTCCACGGGCGGTCCGTGCCGTACAGGTTGCCGAAGAGGTAGTACTTCTCGGCGCCGTGGTAGGCGCCGACGCCGTCCGCCGGTTCGATCGGGTTGGTGGTGTCGTGGCCCGGGGGGACGTGGGTCCACCAGTAGGTGTGGACGGGGCTGCGGTTGGCGGCCGTGACGCGGAACTGCGTGCCCCAGAGGAACGTGGAGACCCGTTCCTCGTCGCGGGCGTAGTCGTTGTACTGCGCTGCCGCCTCCGCGTCCGTCGTCGCGGGATAGAGGGCGAGGAAGTCGGCGGCCTGGGCGCCGAACGTCGTCGCCGCGTAGGCCTCGTACGCCGCGACCGTCATCGTCAGGGTCGGGGACGCGCCGTTCTCGTCCTTGTTGTTTCCGGTGAGGACCGGGATGTCGTACTCCGTACGGGACGTCATCGCCGCCGTGTACGACTTCGGCAGGACGTAGCCGTCCAGTACGTTGCCGAAGTTCGTGGCCGTCGCCGGGGCGTCCTGTGCGTACACCTTGGTCACGATCTCGTCGGCCGTCAGCGCGCGCAGGTTCGACAGCGAGGACGCGCCCATGTACGTCGCGAACGCCGTGCCGTTGGCCTCCGCCGCCGCCAACTGCGCGTAACCGCCGGCCACATGGCCCAGTGCCGGGTCCTTGGTGTACTGCACGCCCGCCGACAGGACGGCCCGGTGGAACAGGCCCCGGGCCAGTTTCGAGATCATCAGGATGTTCACGAACGACGAGCCGTGCGACCAGCCCGCCAGCGTCACCCGTTCCGGATCGCCCCCGAACGCGGCGATGTTGCGGCGGATCCACTTCAGCGCCGCCACCGTGTCCCGCACACCCCAGTTCCCGGAACCACCGTGCCCGCCCTCCGAACTCAGCGCCGGATGCGCGAGGTTGCCGAAGGCGCCCACACGGTGGTTGTACGTCACGACGACGGCGCCCTTGGCCGCCAGGTTCGCCCCGTCGTACACCGGCTGCGAGGCCCACATGGCACTGTTGCGCCCGCCGTAGATCCAGACGAAGACCGGGCGGAGGTCGCGCCTGGCCGGTGAACTCCCCGCCCCCGTCCAGATGTTGAGGTTCAGGCAGTCCTCGCTCAGCGGGGGCACCTTGTCGGCCGCGATGCCCG from Streptomyces sp. NBC_01288 carries:
- a CDS encoding carboxylesterase/lipase family protein, which translates into the protein MNSSPTGVGRRAFLGRTAGVTAGVTAGAALLNTLPTAPASATSRDDASHPVRTQSGLVTGVPAALPGVTVYKGIPYAASTAGENRWRAPQAPPSWQGVRKADTWGAACPQPVTGIAADKVPPLSEDCLNLNIWTGAGSSPARRDLRPVFVWIYGGRNSAMWASQPVYDGANLAAKGAVVVTYNHRVGAFGNLAHPALSSEGGHGGSGNWGVRDTVAALKWIRRNIAAFGGDPERVTLAGWSHGSSFVNILMISKLARGLFHRAVLSAGVQYTKDPALGHVAGGYAQLAAAEANGTAFATYMGASSLSNLRALTADEIVTKVYAQDAPATATNFGNVLDGYVLPKSYTAAMTSRTEYDIPVLTGNNKDENGASPTLTMTVAAYEAYAATTFGAQAADFLALYPATTDAEAAAQYNDYARDEERVSTFLWGTQFRVTAANRSPVHTYWWTHVPPGHDTTNPIEPADGVGAYHGAEKYYLFGNLYGTDRPWTAADHAIADRTSSYVANFAATGNPNGHGLPTWPALRTSKPVAMELGDHFAPLPAADTDAKYAFLKGYLESQATDY